The DNA region CCAGCATGGGGCCGCCGGGGTGCATCACCACCGCCAGCTGCTCGGGGTTTAGGGCCGAGGCGTAGTCCACCCGCTTGGTCACAGCTTTTTCCGGCGAAAGCCTCACCGGCTTCGAACCCTCGCTCACGGCTTCAGCATACAGAAAAATTTGGCGCTTGCAGGCTCCAGCACCGGGAATAACGGGAGGGGTGTTTGGATTTAACCAAGAGGGAACAGAACGGTGCCGGAAGACCTTGCCGCTAAGCGCTGTGTGCCATGTGAAGGGGGAACCCTTCCCCTTTCGCGGGAGCAAGCTACGGGGTTGTTGGCCCAGCTTCCGGGCTGGGCCCTGAAGGACGGCAAGCTGGAGCGCACCTTCGTGTTCCGCGACCACTACCAGGCCATTGCTTTCGTCAACGCTGTAGCGTGGATTTCCCACCAGCAGGACCATCACCCGCTTATGGAAGTGGGGTACAAAACCGTAAGGGTGGTGTACTGGACGCACGCCATCAGTGGTCTTTCGGAAAACGACTTCATTTGCGCTGCCAGGGTCAGCGGGCTTTTGCCTGGCCCCTGATCTCGCTTTTCCCGGCTTCATTTGCGCCCGGTGGTAAAGAAGCGGTAGCATCTGCCCGGAGGCAGAAGGCGGATGCCCATTGAAGAACACAAAATTGCCCTGTTCATTGACTTTGAAAACATCGCCCTGGGCCTGCGGGAATCCGGGTACAAGCAGTTCGACATCAACCTGGTTTTGGCCCGGCTCTTGGAAAAGGGGAAGGTGGTGGTGCGCCGGGCTTACGCCGATTGGGAGCGCTACGGTCAGTACAAGCGCGCATTTCACGAAGCGGCCATTGAGCTCATAGACGTTCCCCTGAAAGCCTACTCGGGGAAGAACTCGGCGGATATCCGCATGGTGGTGGATGCTTTGGATTTGTGCTACGCCAAGGAGTTCGTCACCACCTTCGCCCTTTGCTCCGGGGATTCCGACTTTTCGCCGCTGGTTTCCAAGCTGCGGGAAAACGATAAGTACGTTATTGGCATTGGCGTGAAGAACTCCACCTCGGAGCTTTTGATTTCCAACTGCGACGAGTTCATCTTTTACGAGGACCTCATCCGCTCGCTGGCGGAAACCACCCCCTCCCTTGCCGGTCTCCCGGAAAAAAAGCAGGAGTGCTTTGCTTTGCTGGTGGATGCCATTAAGGCGCTCATGCGGGACGGCAAAGAGGTGCTCTGGGGCTCCATGATCAAGCAAACCATGCAGCGAAAAAAGCCGGAGTTCAACGAGGAGTACTACGGCTATCCCACATTCACCGCACTCCTCAAGGACGCCGAAACCCACCACATCGTCAAGCTGCGCAAGGACGAGCGCTCGGGAACCTACGTGGTGACCGGCTTTGATACCGGTTCGGGTGGTGAGACAGCAGTGGCCGAGGAAGCCCCCAAGCCCGCGGCCAAGCGCCGGCGGCGGCGGCGGAAGACCACAAGCGCCGAAGGGGAGTCGTCGTCCACTACTGCCTAGGCTGCGGTGCTTCCTGCGGCTTCTTGACCTTCATCCACAGCCAGCTTCCCGCCAGCGCCAGGACACCCACCGCCAGCGCCGGCGGAATGTAGCCAATGGCGAGCTCATTAAGCCCGGGATCGGCGGCAAAGCGGAAAAGCCCTGAGCGCTCCAAAAGGAAGCTAGCCAAAACCGCAAAAAAGCCAACCCACGCTGCGACACGTGCGGCTTCCCGCAGGCTCGGGTAAAAGAGGCCCAGGGTCGGCCAGAAAAGCCCGGCGGACAACAACCCTGCCGAAAGGTAAAAAAGCTCGGAAAGCGAGCGGGAAAGCCAGGCCACCACCAGCGCCGCAAACACCGCCAGAGCGGAAGCCCATCGTGCCCAGCTCAAGTTGCTGCTATGGGCTTTTTCCCGGGGCCAATCCCGGGCCCAGGTGACCGCCACCACGTTGGCGGTGGTGGAAATGGTGGACAGGGCTACCGCCGCAAAGCCCCCCAAAACCAGGATGTGCAGCTGAGGGGGGAGAAGGTGGGCGAGAAGCCTGGGAAACACCAGGTCCTGGCTTTGGGGCAAAAGCGTCCGGGCTGCCGCCGCTAATAGCGCCGGCACCCCAATGACCAGCACCAGGGAAACGCCGGCGGTAAAGGCCATGGCCAGGCGGGCGTGGGTGTCGCTTTTGGCGGCGGTGAAGCGCAGCCAGATGTCGGCTTCCGAAAGCCAACCCGTGACGTACACCAAAAGCGTGACCAGCACAAGCCACAAGGAAGGGGCTGGAATGGGCGCCAGCGGGGATAAACCCTGGGGTTGCCAGGACCTCACCGCCAAAAAAACCAAAAACACCGCAATGAGCAGGAACTGGGCCACGTCGGTGAGCACCACCGCTCGAAAACCGCCAGCCCAGGAGTAAGCCGCCACAAGAAGTGCCAGCCCCGCCATCACCAGCGGGGCTGGCGCTTGCAGCATGGGGGCCAGCAGCTCGCCAGCGGCGGCAATTTCCGCGCCGCACCAGGCTAAAAACACCACGCTCAACACCAGAGCCGTCAAAAGCTGGAGCTTTCGGCCGTGCACCTGGCCAAAGAGCTCCCCCTGGGAAAAAGCACCGAAGGCACGCAAACGCGGTACCAAAAGGTAAAAAAGCCCCAAGGTCACAAGCCAGGGAATCGCCAAAAGCCAGAGCCCACCCCAGCCGTAGCGGTACAGGAGCTCCACCCCGTAAACCAGCGACCAGGACACCGAAAGCATGGAGGCGGAAAGGCTCATGCCCAGGCTCCAGCCCGAAAGCGAGCGGTGGGCGGTCCAAAAGCCCTCGC from Thermoanaerobaculum aquaticum includes:
- a CDS encoding sodium:solute symporter family protein, encoding MDLLAWLGGTLLALGMLALGLWAGIAERRHGADSEGFWTAHRSLSGWSLGMSLSASMLSVSWSLVYGVELLYRYGWGGLWLLAIPWLVTLGLFYLLVPRLRAFGAFSQGELFGQVHGRKLQLLTALVLSVVFLAWCGAEIAAAGELLAPMLQAPAPLVMAGLALLVAAYSWAGGFRAVVLTDVAQFLLIAVFLVFLAVRSWQPQGLSPLAPIPAPSLWLVLVTLLVYVTGWLSEADIWLRFTAAKSDTHARLAMAFTAGVSLVLVIGVPALLAAAARTLLPQSQDLVFPRLLAHLLPPQLHILVLGGFAAVALSTISTTANVVAVTWARDWPREKAHSSNLSWARWASALAVFAALVVAWLSRSLSELFYLSAGLLSAGLFWPTLGLFYPSLREAARVAAWVGFFAVLASFLLERSGLFRFAADPGLNELAIGYIPPALAVGVLALAGSWLWMKVKKPQEAPQPRQ
- a CDS encoding NYN domain-containing protein, coding for MPIEEHKIALFIDFENIALGLRESGYKQFDINLVLARLLEKGKVVVRRAYADWERYGQYKRAFHEAAIELIDVPLKAYSGKNSADIRMVVDALDLCYAKEFVTTFALCSGDSDFSPLVSKLRENDKYVIGIGVKNSTSELLISNCDEFIFYEDLIRSLAETTPSLAGLPEKKQECFALLVDAIKALMRDGKEVLWGSMIKQTMQRKKPEFNEEYYGYPTFTALLKDAETHHIVKLRKDERSGTYVVTGFDTGSGGETAVAEEAPKPAAKRRRRRRKTTSAEGESSSTTA
- a CDS encoding 4a-hydroxytetrahydrobiopterin dehydratase gives rise to the protein MPEDLAAKRCVPCEGGTLPLSREQATGLLAQLPGWALKDGKLERTFVFRDHYQAIAFVNAVAWISHQQDHHPLMEVGYKTVRVVYWTHAISGLSENDFICAARVSGLLPGP